A genome region from Brassica oleracea var. oleracea cultivar TO1000 chromosome C2, BOL, whole genome shotgun sequence includes the following:
- the LOC106323291 gene encoding uncharacterized protein LOC106323291: MEIDRCAITERPSTIFELSGNATMTPGSIDLVVKAGSIIKVTEFLVIDRPTSYNAIVGTPWQNSMRAIPSTFHLCLKFPTPRGVKTIQGNRRMSQVCSAAELKRTNFAIDTSHKKKRKLTLDKNAPERDSEVFWQSQRAEALEGKREPTCEPVISICLDESSPERCVEIGANLCEPLKTELIACLKKNLSAFAWAVEDMPGNDIGITCHELNIDPTYKPVKQKRRKLGPERATAVNEEVERLLKVGSIT, encoded by the coding sequence ATGGAGATCGATCGGTGCGCCATTACGGAAAGACCCAGCACGATATTCGAACTCTCGGGAAATGCTACTATGACTCCCGGCTCGATCGACCTCGTTGTTAAAGCTGGGAGCATCATCAAAGTCACGGAATTCTTAGTCATCGACCGCCCAACATCGTACAACGCGATCGTCGGTACTCCATGGCAGAATTCCATGCGAGCGATCCCTTCGACATTCCATCTGTGCCTTAAGTTTCCAACCCCTCGTGGAGTCAAAACTATACAAGGAAACCGCAGGATGTCGCAAGTATGTTCCGCCGCCGAGTTAAAAAGAACGAACTTTGCGATCGACACTTCCCATAAAAAGAAAAGAAAGCTGACTCTCGATAAGAACGCCCCGGAACGAGACTCGGAAGTCTTCTGGCAATCTCAAAGGGCCGAAGCCCTAGAAGGGAAGCGCGAACCGACTTGCGAACCGGTAATTTCGATCTGCCTCGACGAATCCTCTCCGGAACGATGCGTCGAGATTGGAGCCAACCTCTGCGAGCCACTAAAGACAGAGCTCATCGCATGTCTCAAAAAGAACCTCAGTGCGTTTGCTTGGGCCGTGGAAGATATGCCAGGGAACGATATCGGCATAACGTGTCATGAGCTTAACATCGATCCGACCTATAAACCTGTCAAACAAAAAAGGCGGAAGCTAGGACCGGAGCGTGCCACTGCGGTAAATGAGGAAGTCGAAAGACTCCTGAAGGTCGGATCAATAACATAA
- the LOC106324670 gene encoding 20 kDa chaperonin, chloroplastic: protein MAATQLTASPVTVSARSLASLRASSAKFSSFGTLKPGTLSQSHFRPLVVRAASVVAPKYTSIKPLGDRVLVKIKEAEEKTMGGILLPSTAQSKPQGGEVVAVGEGRTIGKNKIDITVPTGAQIIYSKYAGTEVEFNDVKHLILKEDDIVGLLETDDIKDLKPLNDRVFIKVAEAEEKTAGGLLLTETTKEKPSIGTVIAVGPGSLDEEGKVQPLPISTGSTVLYSKYAGNDFKGKDGSNYIALRASDVMAILS, encoded by the exons ATGGCGGCGACGCAACTTACAGCATCACCAGTGACTGTGTCAGCTAGGAGCTTAGCCTCACTCAGAGCTTCGAGTGCAAAGTTTTCATCTTTTGGGACTTTGAAACCAGGGACCCTTAGCCAGAGTCACTTCCGTCCTTTGGTTGTTAGAGCTGCTTCTGTGGTTGCTCCTAAG TACACTTCAATTAAGCCATTGGGAGATAGAGTTTTGGTGAAGATCAAGGAGGCAGAGGAGAAGACTATGGGAGGTATCTTACTTCCATCCACAGCTCAATCAAAACCTCAAGGAGGCGAAGTCGTTGCTGTGGGTGAAGGAAGAACTATTGGGAAGAACAAAATCGATATCACTGTCCCT ACTGGAGCACAGATTATTTACTCCAAATACGCAGGAACTGAGGTGGAGTTCAACGATGTGAAGCATCTCATTCTCAAGGAAGATGATATTGTTGGCCTTCTTGAGACAGATGACATCAAAGATCTCAAGCCTTTGAATGACCGAGTCTTCATTAAG GTTGCTGAGGCAGAGGAGAAAACAGCTGGAGGGTTGTTGCTAACCGAGACTACCAAAGAGAAGCCTTCTATTGGCACA GTTATTGCTGTTGGACCAGGTTCGCTAGATGAGGAAGGTAAAGTTCAGCCACTACCAATTTCAACTGGAAGCACAGTTCTATACTCCAAGTATGCTGGCAACGACTTCAAGGGCAAAGATGGTTCTAACTACATCGCCCTCAGAGCTTCAGATGTTATGGCGATCCTTTCTTAG
- the LOC106327001 gene encoding auxin response factor 7 isoform X1: MKAPSPNGVSPNPVEGDRRNINSELWHACAGPLISLPPAGSLVVYFPQGHSEQVAASMQKQTDFIPSYPNLPSKLICMLQNVTLNADPETDEVYAQMTLQPVNKYDRDALLASDMGLKLNRQPNEFFCKTLTASDTSTHGGFSVPRRAAEKIFPALDFSMQPPCQELVAKDIHDNTWTFRHIYRGQPKRHLLTTGWSVFVSNKRLFAGDSVLFIRDGKAQLLLGIRRANRQQPALSSSVISSDSMHIGVLAAAAHANANNSPFTIFYNPRAAPAEFVVPLAKYTKAMYAQVSLGMRFRMIFETEECGVRRYMGTVTGISDLDPVRWKSSQWRNLQIGWDESAAGDRPSRVSVWDIEPVLTPFYICPPPFFRPRFAGHPGMPDDETDMESALKRAMPWLDNGLEMKDSSSSIFPGLSLVQWMSMQQQNGQLPSAASAAQSGFFPSMLPPTSGMHNNLGGTDDPSKLLSFQTPPGGISSANLQFNKPNPQASMSQLPQPPTTLSQQQQLRQLLHSSLNHQQQQSQSQQQQQRLQQQHHQPLQQQTQQLQQQQQQQQQQLQSHSHSHLLSQSKPQPQQLEPHQLQQFQLQQNQLPQNQLYNGQQAAQQQHQAQQASMHHLQPPVVSVSMASSVIVPPSSSLNQNCQQQQQQSTQLQHTHRHLGASTSQSSVIETSKSSSSLMSIPPQDTQFPRQLEQQQPPGLVNGPNQQHKAQQIFQQSLLEQPHLQFQLLQRLQQQQQQQQQFLMPGSSSLQSQLLHQQLQQPPPQMLVSRPHDKQNPLVGGGGVKAYSGITDGGDAPSSSTSPSTNNCQISSSNFLNRTQSGPPTLMPDAAVDISGNLVQDLYSKSDMRLKHELAGPQKSKASLTDHHHQLEASASGTSFLAPTFGLESDSRNSLLGGGANVDNGFVPDTLLSRGYDSQKDLQNMLSNYGGVANDIGTEMSTSAIRTQSFGIPNVPAISNDVAVNDAGGVLGGGLWPTQTQRMRTYTKVQKRGSVGRSIDVNRYRGYDELRHDLARMFGIEGQLEDPQTSDWKLVYVDHENDILLVGDDPWEEFVNCVQSIKILSSAEVQQMSLDGNFAGVPVTNQACSGGDSGNAWRGHYDDNSATSFNR; the protein is encoded by the exons ATGAAAGCTCCTTCACCTAATGGAGTGTCTCCCAATCCAGTGGAAG GAGATAGGAGAAATATAAACTCAGAGTTATGGCACGCTTGTGCTGGGCCTTTGATATCGTTGCCCCCAGCTGGGAGTCTTGTTGTTTACTTCCCTCAAGGTCACAGTGAGCAA GTTGCGGCCTCAATGCAGAAGCAGACTGATTTCATACCAAGCTACCCTAATCTTCCTTCTAAGCTCATCTGCATGCTCCAAAACGTTACATTGAAT GCTGATCCTGAGACGGATGAGGTCTATGCGCAGATGACTCTTCAGCCAGTAAACAAA TATGACAGAGATGCATTGCTTGCCTCTGACATGGGTCTTAAGCTAAACAGACAACCAAATGAGTTTTTCTGCAAGACCCTCACGGCGAGTGACACTAGCACTCACGGTGGATTCTCTGTACCTCGACGAGCAGCTGAGAAGATCTTTCCTGCTCTG GATTTCTCCATGCAACCACCTTGTCAGGAGCTTGTTGCTAAGGATATTCACGACAACACATGGACTTTCAGACATATTTATCGAG GTCAACCAAAAAGGCACCTGCTGACTACAGGGTGGAGTGTTTTTGTCAGCAACAAAAGGCTCTTTGCTGGGGACTCTGTTCTTTTCATAAG AGATGGAAAAGCGCAGCTTCTGTTGGGTATAAGACGCGCAAATAGACAACAGCCTGCGCTTTCTTCATCTGTAATATCAAGCGATAGCATGCACATCGGTGTTCTTGCTGCTGCAGCTCATGCTAATGCTAACAACAGTCCCTTCACCATTTTCTACAACCCAAG GGCTGCTCCTGCTGAGTTTGTGGTTCCTTTAGCCAAGTATACTAAAGCTATGTACGCTCAAGTTTCACTCGGTATGCGGTTTAGGATGATATTTGAGACGGAAGAATGTGGAGTTCGGAGGTATATGGGTACAGTTACTGGTATCAGTGATCTTGATCCAGTGAGATGGAAAAGCTCTCAATGGAGAAATCTTCAG ATTGGATGGGATGAGTCAGCTGCTGGTGATCGGCCTAGTAGAGTTTCAGTTTGGGACATTGAACCGGTTTTAACTCCTTTCTACATCTGCCCACCTCCATTTTTTCGACCTCGGTTTGCTGGCCATCCCGGAATGCCAG ATGATGAGACTGACATGGAGTCTGCGCTGAAGAGAGCAATGCCATGGCTTGACAATGGTTTAGAGATGAAAGACTCTTCCAGTTCGATATTCCCTGGTCTGAGTTTAGTTCAGTGGATGAGTATGCAGCAGCAGAACGGGCAGTTACCCTCTGCTGCTTCTGCTGCACAATCCGGTTTCTTCCCGTCCATGCTCCCTCCAACCTCGGGGATGCATAACAATCTTGGCGGCACCGATGATCCTTCAAAATTACTGAGCTTTCAGACGCCTCCTGGGGGGATTTCCTCAGCTAACCTCCAGTTTAACAAGCCGAATCCGCAAGCGTCAATGTCCCAGTTGCCTCAGCCACCGACTACGTTGTCTCAACAACAGCAGCTGCGGCAGTTGTTGCATTCCTCTTTGAATCATCAGCAACAGCAATCACAGTCTCAACAACAACAACAAAGGTTGCAGCAACAACATCACCAGCCCCTGCAGCAACAGACTCAGCAGCTACAACAACAACAACAACAACAACAACAACAATTGCAGTCTCATTCGCATTCACATCTACTGTCTCAGTCAAAGCCACAGCCACAGCAGTTAGAACCTCATCAGTTGCAGCAATTTCAGCTTCAACAGAATCAGCTTCCACAGAATCAGCTTTATAATGGACAACAAGCAGCGCAGCAGCAGCATCAGGCACAACAAGCATCTATGCATCATTTGCAACCACCAGTAGTTTCAGTATCAATGGCAAGCAGTGTCATTGTTCCTCCTTCTAGCTCCCTTAACCAAAACTGCCAACAGCAACAACAACAGTCTACGCAGCTTCAACACACACATCGCCATTTAGGTGCTAGCACTAGCCAGAGTAGTGTAATTGAAACCAGCAAGTCTTCATCTAGTCTGATGTCCATACCGCCTCAAGACACACAGTTTCCACGACAACTAGAACAGCAGCAGCCTCCTGGTCTTGTCAACGGACCCAATCAGCAGCACAAAGCTCAACAGATATTCCAGCAGAGTCTCTTGGAACAACCGCATTTACAGTTTCAGCTTCTGCAGAGATTACAACAACAGCAACAACAACAACAGCAATTTCTTATGCCAGGAAGCTCGAGTTTGCAGTCTCAGTTACTCCACCAACAGTTGCAACAGCCACCACCTCAAATGTTGGTGAGCCGGCCACATGACAAACAAAACCCACTGGTTGGAGGAGGAGGGGTTAAAGCTTATTCAGGCATTACAGATGGAGGAGACGCACCTTCCTCTTCAACCTCGCCGTCCACCAACAACTGTCAGATCTCTTCTTCAAACTTCCTCAACAGAACCCAAAGCGGTCCACCAACCTTGATGCCTGATGCAGCGGTTGATATCTCTGGTAATCTTGTCCAGGATCTTTACAGCAAATCCGACATGCGGCTAAAACATGAACTAGCAGGTCCTCAAAAGTCCAAAGCGAGTTTAACAGATCATCATCATCAGCTAGAAGCATCTGCCTCTGGAACGTCTTTCTTGGCTCCAACCTTTGGCCTCGAAAGTGATTCAAGAAACAGCTTACTCGGGGGAGGAGCTAATGTAGACAATGGCTTTGTCCCTGACACGTTGCTCTCGAGGGGGTATGACTCTCAGAAAGATCTCCAGAACATGCTTTCAAACTATGGAGGAGTGGCGAATGACATTGGCACAGAGATGTCTACTTCAGCTATAAGAACTCAGTCTTTTGGTATCCCCAATGTGCCAGCCATTTCAAACGATGTAGCTGTCAACGATGCTGGTGGAGTTCTTGGTGGCGGATTATGGCCAACTCAGACTCAACGGATGCGTACTTATACTAAGGTGCAGAAGCGAGGTTCAGTGGGGAGATCAATAGACGTCAACCGTTACAGAGGCTACGATGAGCTGAGGCATGATCTAGCGCGGATGTTTGGTATAGAAGGACAGCTTGAAGATCCGCAAACATCAGACTGGAAACTTGTCTATGTTGATCATGAAAACGACATTCTTCTTGTTGGCGATGATCCATGGGA GGAGTTTGTGAACTGTGTTCAAAGCATAAAGATCCTTTCATCAGCTGAAGTTCAGCAGATGAGCTTGGACGGGAACTTTGCTGGTGTACCGGTTACTAATCAAGCTTGTAGCGGCGGTGATAGTGGCAATGCTTGGAGAGGTCATTATGATGATAACTCGGCCACCTCGTTTAACCGGTGA
- the LOC106327001 gene encoding auxin response factor 7 isoform X2, protein MQPPCQELVAKDIHDNTWTFRHIYRGQPKRHLLTTGWSVFVSNKRLFAGDSVLFIRDGKAQLLLGIRRANRQQPALSSSVISSDSMHIGVLAAAAHANANNSPFTIFYNPRAAPAEFVVPLAKYTKAMYAQVSLGMRFRMIFETEECGVRRYMGTVTGISDLDPVRWKSSQWRNLQIGWDESAAGDRPSRVSVWDIEPVLTPFYICPPPFFRPRFAGHPGMPDDETDMESALKRAMPWLDNGLEMKDSSSSIFPGLSLVQWMSMQQQNGQLPSAASAAQSGFFPSMLPPTSGMHNNLGGTDDPSKLLSFQTPPGGISSANLQFNKPNPQASMSQLPQPPTTLSQQQQLRQLLHSSLNHQQQQSQSQQQQQRLQQQHHQPLQQQTQQLQQQQQQQQQQLQSHSHSHLLSQSKPQPQQLEPHQLQQFQLQQNQLPQNQLYNGQQAAQQQHQAQQASMHHLQPPVVSVSMASSVIVPPSSSLNQNCQQQQQQSTQLQHTHRHLGASTSQSSVIETSKSSSSLMSIPPQDTQFPRQLEQQQPPGLVNGPNQQHKAQQIFQQSLLEQPHLQFQLLQRLQQQQQQQQQFLMPGSSSLQSQLLHQQLQQPPPQMLVSRPHDKQNPLVGGGGVKAYSGITDGGDAPSSSTSPSTNNCQISSSNFLNRTQSGPPTLMPDAAVDISGNLVQDLYSKSDMRLKHELAGPQKSKASLTDHHHQLEASASGTSFLAPTFGLESDSRNSLLGGGANVDNGFVPDTLLSRGYDSQKDLQNMLSNYGGVANDIGTEMSTSAIRTQSFGIPNVPAISNDVAVNDAGGVLGGGLWPTQTQRMRTYTKVQKRGSVGRSIDVNRYRGYDELRHDLARMFGIEGQLEDPQTSDWKLVYVDHENDILLVGDDPWEEFVNCVQSIKILSSAEVQQMSLDGNFAGVPVTNQACSGGDSGNAWRGHYDDNSATSFNR, encoded by the exons ATGCAACCACCTTGTCAGGAGCTTGTTGCTAAGGATATTCACGACAACACATGGACTTTCAGACATATTTATCGAG GTCAACCAAAAAGGCACCTGCTGACTACAGGGTGGAGTGTTTTTGTCAGCAACAAAAGGCTCTTTGCTGGGGACTCTGTTCTTTTCATAAG AGATGGAAAAGCGCAGCTTCTGTTGGGTATAAGACGCGCAAATAGACAACAGCCTGCGCTTTCTTCATCTGTAATATCAAGCGATAGCATGCACATCGGTGTTCTTGCTGCTGCAGCTCATGCTAATGCTAACAACAGTCCCTTCACCATTTTCTACAACCCAAG GGCTGCTCCTGCTGAGTTTGTGGTTCCTTTAGCCAAGTATACTAAAGCTATGTACGCTCAAGTTTCACTCGGTATGCGGTTTAGGATGATATTTGAGACGGAAGAATGTGGAGTTCGGAGGTATATGGGTACAGTTACTGGTATCAGTGATCTTGATCCAGTGAGATGGAAAAGCTCTCAATGGAGAAATCTTCAG ATTGGATGGGATGAGTCAGCTGCTGGTGATCGGCCTAGTAGAGTTTCAGTTTGGGACATTGAACCGGTTTTAACTCCTTTCTACATCTGCCCACCTCCATTTTTTCGACCTCGGTTTGCTGGCCATCCCGGAATGCCAG ATGATGAGACTGACATGGAGTCTGCGCTGAAGAGAGCAATGCCATGGCTTGACAATGGTTTAGAGATGAAAGACTCTTCCAGTTCGATATTCCCTGGTCTGAGTTTAGTTCAGTGGATGAGTATGCAGCAGCAGAACGGGCAGTTACCCTCTGCTGCTTCTGCTGCACAATCCGGTTTCTTCCCGTCCATGCTCCCTCCAACCTCGGGGATGCATAACAATCTTGGCGGCACCGATGATCCTTCAAAATTACTGAGCTTTCAGACGCCTCCTGGGGGGATTTCCTCAGCTAACCTCCAGTTTAACAAGCCGAATCCGCAAGCGTCAATGTCCCAGTTGCCTCAGCCACCGACTACGTTGTCTCAACAACAGCAGCTGCGGCAGTTGTTGCATTCCTCTTTGAATCATCAGCAACAGCAATCACAGTCTCAACAACAACAACAAAGGTTGCAGCAACAACATCACCAGCCCCTGCAGCAACAGACTCAGCAGCTACAACAACAACAACAACAACAACAACAACAATTGCAGTCTCATTCGCATTCACATCTACTGTCTCAGTCAAAGCCACAGCCACAGCAGTTAGAACCTCATCAGTTGCAGCAATTTCAGCTTCAACAGAATCAGCTTCCACAGAATCAGCTTTATAATGGACAACAAGCAGCGCAGCAGCAGCATCAGGCACAACAAGCATCTATGCATCATTTGCAACCACCAGTAGTTTCAGTATCAATGGCAAGCAGTGTCATTGTTCCTCCTTCTAGCTCCCTTAACCAAAACTGCCAACAGCAACAACAACAGTCTACGCAGCTTCAACACACACATCGCCATTTAGGTGCTAGCACTAGCCAGAGTAGTGTAATTGAAACCAGCAAGTCTTCATCTAGTCTGATGTCCATACCGCCTCAAGACACACAGTTTCCACGACAACTAGAACAGCAGCAGCCTCCTGGTCTTGTCAACGGACCCAATCAGCAGCACAAAGCTCAACAGATATTCCAGCAGAGTCTCTTGGAACAACCGCATTTACAGTTTCAGCTTCTGCAGAGATTACAACAACAGCAACAACAACAACAGCAATTTCTTATGCCAGGAAGCTCGAGTTTGCAGTCTCAGTTACTCCACCAACAGTTGCAACAGCCACCACCTCAAATGTTGGTGAGCCGGCCACATGACAAACAAAACCCACTGGTTGGAGGAGGAGGGGTTAAAGCTTATTCAGGCATTACAGATGGAGGAGACGCACCTTCCTCTTCAACCTCGCCGTCCACCAACAACTGTCAGATCTCTTCTTCAAACTTCCTCAACAGAACCCAAAGCGGTCCACCAACCTTGATGCCTGATGCAGCGGTTGATATCTCTGGTAATCTTGTCCAGGATCTTTACAGCAAATCCGACATGCGGCTAAAACATGAACTAGCAGGTCCTCAAAAGTCCAAAGCGAGTTTAACAGATCATCATCATCAGCTAGAAGCATCTGCCTCTGGAACGTCTTTCTTGGCTCCAACCTTTGGCCTCGAAAGTGATTCAAGAAACAGCTTACTCGGGGGAGGAGCTAATGTAGACAATGGCTTTGTCCCTGACACGTTGCTCTCGAGGGGGTATGACTCTCAGAAAGATCTCCAGAACATGCTTTCAAACTATGGAGGAGTGGCGAATGACATTGGCACAGAGATGTCTACTTCAGCTATAAGAACTCAGTCTTTTGGTATCCCCAATGTGCCAGCCATTTCAAACGATGTAGCTGTCAACGATGCTGGTGGAGTTCTTGGTGGCGGATTATGGCCAACTCAGACTCAACGGATGCGTACTTATACTAAGGTGCAGAAGCGAGGTTCAGTGGGGAGATCAATAGACGTCAACCGTTACAGAGGCTACGATGAGCTGAGGCATGATCTAGCGCGGATGTTTGGTATAGAAGGACAGCTTGAAGATCCGCAAACATCAGACTGGAAACTTGTCTATGTTGATCATGAAAACGACATTCTTCTTGTTGGCGATGATCCATGGGA GGAGTTTGTGAACTGTGTTCAAAGCATAAAGATCCTTTCATCAGCTGAAGTTCAGCAGATGAGCTTGGACGGGAACTTTGCTGGTGTACCGGTTACTAATCAAGCTTGTAGCGGCGGTGATAGTGGCAATGCTTGGAGAGGTCATTATGATGATAACTCGGCCACCTCGTTTAACCGGTGA